In one Deltaproteobacteria bacterium genomic region, the following are encoded:
- a CDS encoding UDP-N-acetylmuramoyl-L-alanyl-D-glutamate--2,6-diaminopimelate ligase, translating to MRDRLSLIRLFAGLDYSCNQGQQILENVRPLDVTQDSRRVGAGSLFFAIRGVARDGNDYVVSALEKGAVGVVLSSTVAVTEEIVSLASTKNAVVIFVDDVRLALAIASARFYDSPSMDLVTVGVTGTNGKTSICWILTESLFRLSCPVIQIGTLGVRMLGDSSDNGASEFTNTNVTTPDQVELARYLALARSKNLKAAVMEVSSHGVDQNRIAGIDFDAAIFTNLTRDHLDYHTAIEDYREAKCRLFTEHLLRSRKSSPCAIINIDDEGGRYILESLRERSDSSGRRRGLEIVTYSALASSQADVRLVSACSSLKGMSLKVILRGVSVELQTQLIGKFNIYNLLACLACLQSFGYSQKNIASVLAEVPRVPGRLERVGEGDVNVFVDYAHTPDALVCAQNALRESMSSGRLITVFGCGGERDRGKRPLMAKAVCELSDYAVVTSDNPRREEPMDIIGDILPGFRAKSLRPSFSYDVIEDRKEAIFHAIKRARPGDCVLVAGKGHETYQEVGQEKRSFCDRNVCREALYGHYGCKVIEP from the coding sequence ATGCGTGACCGCTTGTCGTTGATAAGGCTATTTGCTGGTCTTGATTATTCTTGCAATCAGGGTCAGCAAATCCTCGAAAATGTAAGGCCTTTAGACGTGACGCAAGATTCGCGGCGCGTAGGCGCTGGGTCGCTTTTTTTTGCAATCAGAGGTGTCGCGCGCGATGGCAATGACTACGTTGTCTCGGCGCTAGAGAAAGGTGCTGTGGGCGTGGTGCTCAGTTCGACTGTCGCCGTTACGGAAGAAATAGTCTCCCTAGCCAGCACAAAAAATGCAGTTGTTATTTTCGTAGATGACGTTCGTTTAGCCTTAGCTATTGCAAGCGCTAGGTTCTACGACAGTCCCTCGATGGATCTGGTTACTGTTGGTGTTACTGGAACTAACGGAAAGACTTCAATTTGCTGGATCTTAACTGAGTCCCTATTTCGGCTTTCTTGCCCGGTAATACAGATTGGCACACTAGGAGTACGCATGCTGGGAGATAGCAGCGATAACGGTGCTTCCGAGTTTACTAATACAAATGTTACGACGCCTGACCAAGTAGAATTGGCCAGATATTTGGCTCTCGCGAGATCCAAAAACTTAAAAGCGGCCGTCATGGAGGTATCTTCGCATGGCGTAGATCAAAACAGAATCGCTGGAATCGACTTTGATGCGGCAATATTTACAAATCTTACGCGCGATCATTTGGACTACCATACAGCGATAGAGGATTATCGAGAGGCTAAGTGTAGGCTATTTACTGAGCACTTGTTGCGCAGCCGCAAATCGTCGCCGTGTGCAATAATTAATATCGATGATGAAGGTGGCAGGTATATTCTAGAGTCATTGAGAGAGCGGTCTGATTCTAGCGGTAGGCGTCGAGGACTGGAGATCGTCACTTACAGTGCTCTTGCTAGCTCACAAGCGGATGTGCGTTTAGTTTCCGCCTGTTCATCGCTTAAAGGGATGAGCTTAAAGGTCATTCTTCGTGGTGTTAGTGTTGAGCTACAGACGCAGTTAATAGGAAAGTTTAATATATATAACTTATTGGCGTGCCTGGCATGTTTGCAGAGTTTTGGTTATTCACAAAAAAACATCGCCAGTGTTTTGGCAGAGGTGCCGCGAGTTCCAGGTAGGTTGGAGCGCGTTGGCGAAGGCGATGTCAATGTGTTTGTCGATTACGCCCATACCCCAGATGCGTTGGTGTGTGCGCAAAACGCCTTGCGCGAGAGCATGTCGAGTGGTCGGTTGATAACTGTATTTGGTTGTGGAGGAGAGCGCGATAGGGGAAAACGTCCGCTCATGGCTAAGGCAGTGTGTGAGCTTTCCGACTATGCCGTTGTGACTTCTGATAATCCGCGCAGGGAAGAACCGATGGATATTATTGGAGATATACTTCCCGGTTTCCGGGCGAAGTCACTTAGGCCAAGTTTTAGCTATGATGTTATAGAAGATCGCAAGGAGGCAATTTTCCACGCAATAAAACGGGCGCGGCCTGGAGATTGTGTGCTAGTGGCCGGCAAGGGTCATGAGACCTATCAAGAAGTTGGTCAGGAAAAGCGATCATTTTGCGATCGAAACGTTTGCCGTGAGGCCCTTTATGGCCACTATGGTTGCAAAGTTATAGAGCCTTAA
- the cmoA gene encoding carboxy-S-adenosyl-L-methionine synthase CmoA: MKLCSRCKEILTKRDYLYARNISQVAQFSFSEDVAEVFDDMITRSVPLYREVQDLSVNIAKKFLKENSRVYDLGCSTGTTLVSLARALAPKGAVLIGVDSSEPMLAQCRTKIAKEHLQEQIELLCRDILDMPLVDAALVILNYTLQFIDVARRQELLTQIFNALLPDGVLIMTEKISNGDEVMDKLLIELHHDFKEAMGYSRLEIAQKREALEGILTPLTISENIAMLKAAGFSHIAVPLRLYNFATIVAIKGLTANVSIAK; this comes from the coding sequence ATGAAATTATGTAGCCGCTGCAAGGAGATACTTACCAAACGGGACTACCTTTACGCGAGAAATATTTCTCAGGTTGCACAGTTTAGTTTTAGCGAAGACGTCGCCGAGGTTTTTGACGACATGATTACTCGTTCGGTTCCTCTCTACAGAGAAGTTCAAGACCTTAGCGTTAATATTGCAAAAAAGTTTTTAAAAGAAAACTCTCGCGTCTACGATCTCGGATGTTCGACCGGTACCACTCTAGTTAGCCTGGCCCGCGCCCTTGCCCCAAAAGGCGCAGTCCTGATAGGAGTCGATAGCTCGGAACCAATGTTGGCGCAGTGCCGAACAAAAATCGCCAAAGAACACCTACAAGAACAGATTGAACTACTTTGTCGTGACATTCTCGATATGCCTCTAGTAGACGCAGCTCTAGTTATCCTAAACTACACGCTACAGTTTATCGATGTAGCAAGAAGACAGGAGTTGCTAACACAAATATTTAACGCTCTACTTCCCGACGGCGTATTAATCATGACTGAAAAGATTTCCAATGGCGATGAAGTAATGGATAAGCTTCTAATAGAACTACATCACGATTTTAAGGAAGCTATGGGATATTCCCGCTTGGAAATCGCCCAAAAGAGAGAGGCACTAGAGGGAATTTTAACGCCCCTTACAATAAGCGAAAACATAGCCATGCTAAAAGCTGCTGGCTTTTCTCACATCGCAGTGCCTTTAAGGCTCTATAACTTTGCAACCATAGTGGCCATAAAGGGCCTCACGGCAAACGTTTCGATCGCAAAATGA